Proteins from one Sylvia atricapilla isolate bSylAtr1 chromosome 1, bSylAtr1.pri, whole genome shotgun sequence genomic window:
- the PRDM14 gene encoding LOW QUALITY PROTEIN: PR domain zinc finger protein 14 (The sequence of the model RefSeq protein was modified relative to this genomic sequence to represent the inferred CDS: substituted 2 bases at 2 genomic stop codons) has protein sequence MALSLAGQSMPGDGGDSLGMSPAGLASYYPSFLPPAPYFETAPDFFQPLKPLGGLVSSSPPLPPFTFSRVPAFLSQPPPLPTDPFPSLPLPVYTSPPRRAARSPGTDGAAGQSYRYHFTEEELNAVLYGALRSSQPTGNLHAISGLRLAPATSGKGIFDGGQRGTGXHGPAGRSLQPGVREGSGTVPKRRCGLGRPAAGPGLAAATRRXGPARPRCARPRRTALSPVSPAGLAVLRVAYGDVSQLGVFCTDPIPKGVRFGPFQGKVVNTSEIKTYDDNSLMWEIFEYGSLSHFIDGKGAAGNWMSLVNCARFPEEQNLTAIQCQGQIFYESCKEIFPKQELLVWYGDCYVQFLGIPISLKGMAEGKKPPQHPEEAGESFKCERCGKVFAYKYYRDKHLKYTRCVDQGDRKFPCHLCDRSFEKRDRLRIHILHVHEKHRPHKCSVCGKSFSQSSSLNKHMRVHSGERPYKCVYCNKAFTASSILRTHIRQHSGEKPFKCKHCGKAFASHAAHDSHVRRTHSKDRGSTCSQCGQHFPEQEEYNFHMKIHAAH, from the exons ATGGCTCTGTCCCTGGCCGGCCAGTCGATGCCCGGAGACGGCGGAGACTCTCTCGGGATGAGTCCCGCCGGCCTGGCCTCCTACTAcccctctttcctccctcccgCCCCTTACTTCGAGACGGCCCCCGACTTCTTCCAGCCCCTGAAACCCTTGGGCGGGCTGGTTTCCTCCTCGCCGCCCCTGCCTCCCTTCACCTTCAGCAGGGTCCCCGCTTTTCTGAGCCAGCCCCCGCCCCTGCCCACCGACCCTTTCCCCAGCCTTCCTTTGCCCGTCTACACCAG CCCCCCTCGCAGGGCTGCCCGCAGCCCGGGCACAGACGGGGCGGCGGGGCAGAGCTACAGGTACCACTTCACCGAGGAGGAGCTCAACGCGGTGCTGTACGGGGCACTCCGGAGCAGCCAGCCTACCGGGAACCTCCACGCCATCTCGGGGCTGCGGCTGGCCCCCGCCACCTCCGGTAAGGGGATATTCGACGGCGGCCAGAGGGGCACAGGGTGACACGGGCCGGCAGGGCGCTCCTTGCAGCCCGGTGTGCGGGAGGGTTCGGGGACAGTCCCAAAAAG GCGCTGCGGACTCGGCCGCCCCGCTGCTGGACCGGGACTCGCTGCAGCTACCCGAAGGTAGGGCCCGGCCCGCCCGCGCTGCGCTCGCCCGCGCCGCACCGCGCTCAGCCCCGTGTCACCCGCAGGGCTCGCCGTGCTCCGGGTGGCCTACGGGGACGTGTCCCAGCTCGGCGTCTTCTGCACGGACCCCATCCCGAAAGGAGTCCGCTTTGGCCCTTTCCAAGGCAAAGTGGTCAACACGAGCGAGATCAAGACTTACGACGACAACTCGCTGATGTGGGAG ATCTTTGAATACGGTAGTCTGAGCCACTTTATAGACGGGAAGGGAGCCGCTGGCAACTGGATGTCCCTGGTGAACTGTGCCAGGTTCCCCGAGGAGCAGAATTTGACGGCTATCCAGTGCCAGGGACAAATCTTCTACGAGAGTTGCAAGGAAATCTTCCcgaagcaggagctgctggtgtggTACGGCGATTGCTACGTGCAATTTCTGGGCATCCCCATCAGCTTGAAGGGCatggcagaggggaagaaacCCCCGCAGCACCCCGAAG AAGCCGGGGAGAGCTTCAAGTGTGAGCGCTGCGGCAAAGTTTTTGCCTACAAGTACTACCGGGACAAACACCTCAAGTACACCCGCTGCGTGGACCAGGGAGACCGCAAATTCCCTTGTCACCTTTGTGACCGATCCTTTGAAAAAAGAGACAGGCTGAGGATCCATATTCTCCACGTTCACGAAAAGCACAGACCTCACAAG tgctctgtgtgtgggaagagcttttcTCAATCCTCCAGCCTCAACAAACACATGAGGGTTCACTCTGGGGAGCGCCCCTACAAATGTGTCTACTGCAACAAG GCCTTCACAGCATCCAGCATCCTGCGCACTCACATCCGGCAGCACTCGGGGGAGAAGCCCTTCAAGTGCAAGCACTGCGGCAAAGCCTTCGCCTCGCACGCGGCACACGACAGCCACGTGCGGCGCAcgcacagcaaggacaggggCAGCACGTGCTCCCAGTGCGGCCAGCACTTCCCCGAGCAGGAGGAGTACAACTTCCACATGAAGATTCATGCTGCTCACTAG